From Armatimonadota bacterium, the proteins below share one genomic window:
- a CDS encoding TonB-dependent receptor → MSKTLSLFLAIGLAAYVAGIGLAGSEMPEEPVFEVEVVGISEPEAVGQVAASASIITRTEIQRSGAQNLMDFLVREPGVWVSRQGGMGYGGKVNIRGFGGSPPTQLAVLLDGHPTQMGIMGHILPTSYVLDNVKRIEILRGPTGALYGDMAVGGIIKIYTRGPKDEDSRGALLVKGGGFETFGNQLWFRGINKRWGYRFQLGRYSTDGSNPFAKYGADNYSLAINHTLRSGWDMAFRSQRLIYTTFDQNEVANAYAAGREPKFIEQDYDRGDYDLEFKRDLENRSTSVKLYRTEGEHEFQDGFHSRDFGQGIILSQTVPAGRGKGEWGLGVRTIGGKIYSPAPLARSFSRSEPSMFLLFDQPVAGKTTLSLGIRYTAPEDFGSEVLPHIGIYREMKQGWSLYASARRGYRLPSFRELFLFGINNPNLEPESAWQYEIGARRNLPSGAQVEISAFDIDAKNLIVLGPRPAGVPGPPKQYANTGAVTRTGFEISARWPEGSKTAYYANFSYLDAGARREQTVGHKLAFGVDYRLGKWMISGDLLYVNRLFNYDQTNTLVKLPSFTVVNVKASRAISDTARIGIAIENLFNHSYRVDPAYPYPMPGRCISLQFEKGW, encoded by the coding sequence TTGAGTAAGACTCTTTCGTTGTTTTTGGCTATTGGATTAGCGGCGTACGTTGCAGGTATTGGCTTAGCAGGCAGCGAAATGCCAGAAGAGCCTGTGTTCGAGGTAGAGGTTGTTGGCATAAGTGAGCCTGAAGCTGTCGGCCAGGTTGCGGCTTCAGCCAGCATAATTACGCGGACTGAAATTCAGCGCTCGGGGGCACAGAACTTAATGGATTTTTTGGTAAGGGAGCCAGGTGTTTGGGTGTCGCGCCAAGGTGGAATGGGCTATGGTGGAAAAGTTAATATTCGCGGATTCGGAGGTTCTCCGCCAACACAGCTTGCAGTTTTGCTTGACGGCCATCCGACTCAGATGGGCATCATGGGCCATATTCTGCCGACATCCTATGTTTTGGACAATGTAAAGCGCATCGAAATCCTAAGAGGTCCGACCGGAGCTTTGTATGGCGACATGGCTGTAGGCGGCATCATCAAAATTTATACTCGTGGTCCAAAGGATGAGGATTCAAGAGGTGCTTTGCTAGTCAAGGGCGGTGGCTTCGAGACGTTCGGCAACCAGCTTTGGTTTCGGGGAATTAATAAGAGGTGGGGCTATCGGTTCCAGCTTGGCCGCTACAGCACTGATGGTAGCAATCCATTTGCTAAATACGGCGCCGACAACTATTCCCTTGCAATAAACCATACTTTGAGAAGTGGTTGGGATATGGCATTTCGCAGTCAGCGATTGATTTATACAACTTTCGACCAGAACGAAGTTGCCAATGCCTATGCCGCTGGGCGAGAGCCAAAGTTCATAGAGCAGGATTATGACCGTGGTGACTATGACCTTGAGTTTAAGCGTGATTTGGAAAACCGTTCTACCAGCGTCAAGCTCTACCGGACAGAAGGTGAGCATGAGTTTCAAGATGGCTTCCATTCAAGGGATTTTGGGCAAGGCATCATTCTGTCGCAGACTGTCCCTGCTGGGCGCGGCAAAGGAGAGTGGGGACTTGGAGTGCGCACTATTGGTGGTAAAATCTACAGCCCTGCTCCGCTTGCTCGGTCATTTTCGCGCAGCGAGCCAAGTATGTTTCTATTGTTTGATCAGCCGGTAGCGGGCAAAACGACACTGTCATTAGGAATAAGATATACAGCTCCGGAGGATTTTGGTTCGGAGGTGCTTCCGCATATAGGAATATATCGCGAAATGAAACAGGGCTGGTCGTTGTATGCGAGTGCTCGGCGTGGCTATCGGCTCCCCAGCTTTCGAGAGCTGTTCCTCTTTGGCATAAACAACCCAAATCTAGAGCCGGAGAGCGCATGGCAGTATGAGATAGGGGCAAGGAGGAATCTACCCTCTGGAGCGCAGGTTGAGATATCTGCATTTGATATTGATGCGAAAAACCTAATTGTGCTAGGACCTCGCCCAGCTGGTGTGCCGGGGCCGCCAAAGCAATATGCGAATACAGGAGCAGTAACGCGGACTGGTTTTGAAATTAGCGCAAGGTGGCCCGAGGGCTCAAAAACAGCATACTATGCGAACTTCTCTTATTTGGACGCAGGCGCCAGGAGAGAGCAAACTGTGGGCCATAAGCTGGCGTTTGGCGTTGACTATCGCCTTGGGAAATGGATGATATCGGGCGACCTTTTATATGTAAATCGCCTATTTAATTACGACCAAACAAACACTTTGGTCAAATTACCTTCATTCACCGTCGTAAATGTCAAGGCTTCGCGAGCCATTTCTGATACGGCACGCATAGGGATTGCGATTGAAAACCTATTCAACCACTCATATAGAGTAGATCCTGCTTATCCATATCCGATGCCTGGCCGATGCATTAGCCTGCAATTTGAGAAAGGATGGTAA
- the nikR gene encoding nickel-responsive transcriptional regulator NikR translates to MRKVVRFGVSMPEELLESFDRRIQTKQYRTRSEAIRDIVRDYLVEGEWESEEGQVVGTVTIVYDHETRELSNVLTSLQHKFHDAICCTTHVHLDEHNCLEVIVVKGSAEQVRTIADKLISTRGVKHGKLVCTTTGNALV, encoded by the coding sequence ATGCGCAAAGTCGTTCGCTTTGGCGTCTCAATGCCCGAAGAGCTTCTCGAATCTTTTGACAGGCGAATCCAAACCAAGCAATATCGAACCCGTTCGGAAGCCATTCGAGACATTGTGCGAGACTATCTTGTAGAGGGAGAATGGGAAAGCGAAGAAGGGCAAGTGGTCGGAACGGTAACCATAGTCTATGACCATGAGACCCGCGAGCTCTCAAATGTTCTTACCAGCCTGCAGCATAAGTTTCACGATGCCATCTGTTGCACCACGCATGTTCACCTCGATGAACACAATTGCCTAGAGGTGATTGTAGTAAAAGGATCTGCAGAGCAGGTAAGAACAATTGCCGATAAGTTGATTAGTACCAGGGGGGTGAAGCATGGCAAGCTAGTTTGTACAACAACGGGCAATGCCCTGGTTTAG
- a CDS encoding carbohydrate-binding family 9-like protein, translating into MSTGTPIYICQKIPQGTIIIDGILSDPGWQAIKPVGEFILFDGSGPAARQTEARMCWDDDNLYISFKCEDPDIWGTFFNRDDPIYEEEVVEAFIDPDSDLKRYYELQTSPRRVLFDAIIYNPTGLRKDMAADTSWTCGGWQVGVNVDGTLENRNDIDRGWTVEWAIPFASLPTAPNIPPKNGDTWRLNLYRIDRTPTPEFSCWSPTLETPPNFHVPSRFGTIVFRE; encoded by the coding sequence ATGTCCACTGGGACACCAATCTACATATGCCAAAAGATTCCCCAGGGAACCATAATTATAGATGGTATTCTCAGTGACCCCGGCTGGCAGGCTATCAAGCCAGTGGGCGAATTTATACTCTTCGATGGCTCTGGCCCCGCCGCTAGACAAACCGAAGCACGCATGTGCTGGGATGACGATAACTTGTACATCTCCTTTAAATGCGAAGATCCCGATATTTGGGGCACGTTTTTCAACCGAGATGACCCAATCTATGAGGAGGAAGTCGTCGAGGCGTTCATTGACCCTGATTCGGATTTGAAGCGATATTATGAACTGCAGACCAGCCCGCGCCGTGTATTGTTCGATGCAATTATTTACAACCCCACTGGGTTGCGTAAGGATATGGCAGCAGACACGTCTTGGACTTGCGGAGGTTGGCAGGTTGGCGTGAATGTGGATGGCACTCTCGAAAATAGAAACGACATCGACAGAGGCTGGACCGTGGAATGGGCAATTCCGTTCGCTTCATTGCCAACGGCGCCAAATATCCCACCCAAAAATGGCGACACCTGGAGGCTGAACCTTTATCGAATTGACCGCACGCCAACCCCTGAGTTTAGCTGTTGGTCTCCAACACTGGAAACACCGCCAAATTTCCATGTGCCCTCTCGTTTTGGTACAATAGTTTTTCGTGAATAG